DNA from Streptomyces luteogriseus:
GCCGCTGGGGGCCTGGGGGCGGGCCAACGTCCTGAGCGCGTCACCGGCTGCCGGTCAGGTGGGCGAAGACGACGACGTTCCCCTGGTACCCGGTGCCGCGTGAGTACCCGCCCCCGCAGGTGATGACGCGCAGTTCGGGACGGCGGGCGGGGCCGTAGACCTTCTCGTCGGGGAAGTCCTTCGCGTCGTACACCTCGACGGCGTCCACGGTGAACACCGCGACGCCGCCGTCCCGCCGGTCCACCTCGATGGTGCTGCCCCGGGCCAGGGCGCCGAGGTCGAAGAAGACGGCGGGGCCGTCGGCGTTGTCGACGTGGCCGGCGACGATCGCCGTGCCGGGCTCACCGGGCGTGGTGCCGGACTCGTACCAGCCGGCGAGGTTCTCGTCCGCGGCGGGCGGTACGTCGAGGCTGCCGGTCCTCGTCAGGCCGAGCCCGGTCAGCGGGGCGTTCACCCGGATCGCGGGGATGCGGATGCGGTCGGGCGGCGAGGGCGGCAGCGCGGGCACGGCGGGCCGCTCCCCGGCCCGGCCGTCCAGCCCGGCCCGGGCCTGCGCGGCGGACGGCTGCGGCGGGCCCTGCGTCGCGACACCGTCGCGCAGCAGCCACACCCCGGAGCACAGGGCGAACACCGTGACGGCCGCCATGGCCGCGTTCGCGGGATCGCGGACGCCGCTGCCGATCCAGGGGAACCTGCGCACACCCACCCCTTTCTGAGCCTCGGCCCCGTACCCCCCTCCGGGCCGCGAGGGGCGTCGGACCCGGAGGGGGAGGGGACATGCGGTACCGGCGACGGACAGCGGAGGGTGTCCGTCAGATCCCGTCGCCTCTCGCCCGGCGATGCAGGAGCCAGGTACCGCCCGCGGCGGCGACGGCGAGGGCCGCCACACCGGCCGCGGTCTGCACGGGGTCGGGGCCCAGGGCGCCGCCGACCCCCGTCTTCACGCTCCCCCGGGGATGCACCTGCCCGCGCATCGACGTCAGCGTGACCACCAGGTCCCCGGTGATCCGCCGGCCGCTGTCGCCGCAGGTGGCGGTGATCTCGTACGTGCCGGGCTGCGCACTCGGCGGCACCCGGAACCGCCCGGTCGCGTCCTGCCCGTGCGCGTCCGGCGCCAGGCTGAGGGAACCGGCCCCGACCGCGCTGGCGTCACCCGTCGCCGAGCCGCCGTCGCCGCAGGCCGCCGTGCGCACCGTGACCTGACCGCCGGGCCCGACCGAGTCCGGGGACACCTCCAGGCCACCGGCGGACGCGCCGTACGCGGGTGCCGCGGCCAGAGCCGCGGCGGCGACGGCGAGCGCGATGCCGGTCAGCGGCCGGGCGGTACGTCGCATCGGTGCTCCCCCTTCGAGCGGGTCGGTCGTGCGCCTGCCCTTCCGAGGTAACGGGCAGCGGGACGACCGCGCTTGCTGAGGGGGCGTCAGAATTGGGGTGAACGAGTGTCAGGGGGAGGTGAACCGGCGGCTTGTCGCGTTCGTTTCGGCAGGTCACGGGCGTTCGGCGGACCGGGTGCGGAAATGCGCGGGGTGCGCGTGTGAACGGGTGACCCGGGTATCCACGCGCCGCCGCTTGACCTCAAGGAAGGTTGAGGTACGAGGGTGTGCGACATGAACACAACCGCCATCGCACCAGCCGCCGCCGCGGCCGAACCCCTCCGCCTGACCCTCGTCGTGGGCAGCAACCGGCACGGCCGTTTCGGCCCCGTCGTCGCGGACTGGCTCCTCGGCCGCATCCGGGACCGGGACGACCTGGTCGCCGAGGTCGTGGACGTCGCCGAGGCCGCCCTGCCCATGTCGCTCGAACCGACTCCGGAGGCGACCGCCGCGCTGTCCGGCATCACCCCGAAGCTGGCCCGCGCGGACGCCTTCGTGGTCCTCACCCCCGAGTACAACCACTCCTTCCCGGCGGGCCTGAAGAACCTCGTCGACTGGCACTTCACCGAATGGCAGGCCAAGCCCGTCGGCCTGGTCTCCTACGGCGGCGTGTCCGGCGGCCTGCGGGCGGCGGAGCACCTGCGTCAGGTCTTCGCCGAGCTCCACGCCGTGACGGTCCGCGACACCGTCTCCTTCCACAACGCCGGTGCCTCCTTCGACGACCACGGCGCCCTGCGCGACCCCTCCGGCCCGGACGCGGCGGCCAAGACCATGCTGGACCAACTGGTGTGGTGGGGCCGGGCGTTGCGGGAGGCCCGGCTGAGCCGGCCGTACGGGACCTGAGCCCGCACCGCGGCCCGTCACACCCGCGCCCGCCAGTCCCCGCCCGCGATCGCCCGCCCCCGGGCCCGCAGTCGCGCGGCGACGGCGGGCGCGGCCAGGTACACCCAGGCCGGCACGGCCGCCCCGTCGGCCTCCCGTGCGACCGTGCGCTCCACGCGCACGTACAGACTGCGCGGATCCCCCGGCACGTACTCCTCCAGCCGGTCCAGCTCGGCGAGCAGCCCCTCGTACGCCTCCGGCAGCGCGGTGACCAGCTCCCCGCCGACCACTCCGCCGCCCGGTTCCTCGACCGCGTAGGGGTAGCCCGGCCCCTCGTACAGCACCGCGTCCGCGAGCCGGCCCGGCTCCTCGGAACGGGTGCGGCCGCGCAGGAAGAGGTCGTGGTTGACCTCCCCGGGACGGAGGGTGCCGTAGACGAAGAAGGGGAGGGTCACAGGAACGATTCTGCACCCTCACACACCTCCACAGCGGGGCTATGGACATGCCATGTCCGCGCCGCCTTAACTCGCGGTCAACATCAACGCCGCACCCGGTCGACCCCACGCGACCGGGTGCGCCCGTATGAGGAGACCGATGAGTCGGATACGTCATGTCCGCGGTTCCCGTCTCGCCCTCGCCGGTGTGGCCGTCACCGGCACCACCGCCCTGCTGGCCGCCGTCCTCTCCCCGGCCGCCGGCGCGGCGGACCGGCCGACCAGGTCGGGCGCGATCGAGGACGCGGAGGCGGTGCTCGCGGACCGGGCCGGAGCCCTGGGCCTCACCTCGGCCCAGGAGACGAAGGTCCGCGACGTCGTCGTCGACCAGGACGGCACCCGGCACGTCCGCTACGACCGCACCTACCACCGGCTCCCGGTGCTCGGCGGCGACTTCGTCCTCCACCTGAACCCGGATGGCACGTACCGCGGCACGAGCCGTGCGACGAAGTCCGCGCTCTCCCTGGCGAGCGTCACCCCGAACGTCACCGCCCCCAAGGCCGCCGACCTCGCGGCGAACCTGCTGCGCGCGGCCCACCTCGGCGAGACCCTGAAGAGGCTGACCGCCAAACCGCGGCTGGTCGTCGACGCCCTGCACGGCGTCCCGAAGCTGGCCTGGCAGACCGACGCGGTGGCGCACGACGAACTCGGCAACCCGGTCGGGCGCACCGTGCTGACCGACGCGACGACCGGCGCCCGGATCGATGCCTGGGACTCCATGGAATCGGCCTCGGGCGACGGCAAGTCCCTCTACGGCGGCACGGTTCCGCTGGAGACGACGGCGGCCGGCTCGTCGTACCAGCTCAAGGACGCGACGCGCGGCGGCACCTACACCGGCGACGCCGCGAACAAGACGGACAAGTGCCTGCTGACCGTCTGTCTGACCCGCGCCCCCGCGACGCTCTTCACCGACGCCGACAACCAGTGGGGGACCGGCGCGGCGGCCGACCGGTCCACCGTGGCGGTGGACGCCCAGTACGGCACGGACGTCACCTGGGACTACTACAAGAAGGTCCACGGCCGTAACGGCATCGCCGGTGACGGCAAGGGCTCCTTCAACCGCGTCCACTACGGCAAGGCCTACAACAACGCCTTCTGGGACGACAACTGCTTCTGCATGACGTACGGCGACGGCGACGGCAAGCTGATGGGCCCGCTGGTGTCGCTGGACGTCGCCGGGCACGAGATGTCCCACGGCGTGACGTCGAAGACGGCGGCGCTGACCTACTCGGGCGAGTCCGGCGGTCTGAACGAGGCCACCTCGGACGTCTTCGGCACGCTGGTGGAGTTCTACGCGGCCAACGCCGAGGACCGGGGCGACTGGCTCATCGGCGAGAAGGTCGTCCGCTCCGGCCTCGGCCGCGAGGCCCTGCGCTTCATGGACAAGCCGTCCAAGGACGGCAAGTCGGCGGACTGCTGGAGCGAGAAGCTGGGCGACCTGGACGTGCACTACTCCTCGGGCGTCGGCAACCACTTCGCCTACCTGCTCGCGGAGGGCAGCGGCAAGAAGTCCCTCAACGGCGTCGCCTACAACTCCCCGACCTGCGACGGCTCCACGGTGACCGGCATCGGCCGGGCCAAGCTGGGCAAGATCTGGTACCGCGCGCTGACGGTCTACATGACGTCCTCGACGAACTACGCGGACGCGCGCACGGCGACCCTGAGCGCGGCGAAGGACCTCTACGGCGGCGACAGCACCGAGCAGAAGGCGGTGGCGTCCGCCTGGAAGGCCGTCGCCGTGAGCTGACCTACGCCTCCACGGTCTCCAGCCGCACCGCGCACGCCTTGAACTCCGGCATCCGGGAGGTCGGGTCGAGCGCGGGGTTGGTGAGGGTGTTGGCGCGGCCCTCGCCCGGCCAGTGGAAGGGCATGAAGACGGTGTCGGGCCGGATGGCGTCCGTGATCCTCGCGGGCGCCACTGCCCGGCCCCGCCGCGACACGACGGCCACCGGGTCCCCCTCGGCCGCCCCCAGCCGGGCGGCCAGCCTCGGGTGCAGCTCCACGAACGGCCCGGGCGCCGCGGCGTTCAGCTCTGCCACCCGCCGGGTCTGCGCCCCGGACTGGTACTGCGCCACGACCCGCCCGGTGGTCAGCAGCACCGGGTACTCGTCGTCCGGCTCCTCGGCGATCGCGCGGTGCGAGACGGGGACGAAGCGGGCGCGGCCGTCGGGCGTGGCGAAACGGTCGAGGAAGAGGCGGGGCGTGCCCGGGTGCACGGCAGGCTCCTCCCCGCCGGGAGGGGTGTCCTCGCCCGCGCCGTCCTCCTCCACCGCCGCCGGACAGGGCCAGAACACCCCGTCCTCCTCCGCCAGCCTCCGGTACGTGATCCCCGAGTAGTCCGCCGCCCCGCCCGCCGACGCCCGGCGCAGCTCCTCGAAGACCTCCTCCGGGTCGGTCGGGAAACCCTTCTCCACGCCCAGGCGGGCGGCCAGTTCGTGCAGCACCTCCAGGTCGCTGCGGATGCCGTCCGGCGGAGTGACCGCCCGGCGCCGCAGCAGCACCCTGCCCTCCAGGTTCGTCGTCGTGCCCGTCTCCTCGGCCCACTGCGTGACCGGCAGGACCACGTCCGCCAGCTCCGCCGTCTCGGACAGCACCACGTCGCACACCGCCAGGAAGTCCAGCGACCGGATGCGCTCCTCGATGTGCGCGGCACGCGGCGCCGACACCACCGGGTTGGACGCCATCAGCAGCAGCGACCTGATGTCGGTGCCCAGCGCGTCCAGCAGCTCGTACGCACTGCGCCCCGGGCCGGGCAGGCTGTTCGGATCGACACCCCACACCTCGGCGACATGCGCCCGCGCGGCCGGGTCGTCGAGCTTGCGGTACCCCGGCAACTGGTCGGCCTTCTGCCCGTGTTCCCGTCCGCCCTGCCCGTTGCCCTGCCCGGTCAGACAGCCGTACCCGGACAGCGGGCGGCCCGCCCGGCCGGTCGCCAGGCACAGGTTGATCCACGCGCCCACCGTGTCGGTGCCCTTGGACTGCTGCTCGGGCCCGCGCGCGGTGAGCACCATCGCCGACTCCGGCTCGCAGAACAGCCGCACGGTCTCGCGGAGTTGAGGAACGGACACCCCCGTGATCCGCTCCACGTACTCCGGCCAGTGCGCCATCGCCGCGGCCCGGGCGTCCTCCCAGCCGGCCGTGCGGTCCCGGACGTACTCCTCGTCCACCCGCCCCTCGGCGATCACCAGGTGCAGCAGGCCCAGGGCGAGGGCCAGGTCCGTGCCCGGCCGGGGCGCCAGGTGCAGGTCCGCCTGCTCGGCGGTCTTCGTGCGGCGCGGGTCGATGACGATCAGCGTGCCGCCGTTCTCCCGCAGCTCGGTGAAGAACCGCAACGACGGCGGCATGGTCTCCGCGAGGTTCGACCCGACGAGGATCACGCAGCCGGACTTCGGGACGTCCTCCAGCGGGAACGGCAGCCCCCGGTCGAGCCCGAACGCCTTGATGCCGGCGGCCGCCGCCGACGACATGCAGAAACGTCCGTTGTAGTCGATCTGCGACGTGCCGAGCACGACCCGCGCGAACTTGCCGAGCGTGTACGCCTTCTCGTTCGTCAGCCCGCCCCCGCCGAACACCCCGACCGCGTCCGGCCCGTGCTCCGCGCGCGTGCGGTCCAGGCCCGCGGCGATCCGGTCCAGCGCCTCGTCCCAGGAGGCGGGCACGAGTGTGCCGCCCTCGTCGCGCACCAGCGGGGACGTCAGACGCACGCCGGGCGCGAGTACCGCCGCGGCCGTCCGGCCCTTGCCGCACAGGGCGCCCCGGTTCACCGGGAAGTCCGCGCGCTCGCTCACCTCGACGGTCCCGTCCGGCACGGGCGTCAGGTTCATCCCGCACTGCAGGGCGCAGTACGGGCAGTGCGTGGGCGTCACGGTGCTCTGCATACCGTTCAGCGTGCGTCGGCCGTGTTACACCCGGGCCGGTTCCCTGTTACGCGGCCGGGACGGCAACCTCCCCGCCGCCGGGCCGCCCGCGTGAGGCAGGAGCGCGCTGCCCGGTACGGCACAGGCCTGCCCTCCTACAGGTCGTCGCC
Protein-coding regions in this window:
- a CDS encoding class F sortase, whose product is MAAVTVFALCSGVWLLRDGVATQGPPQPSAAQARAGLDGRAGERPAVPALPPSPPDRIRIPAIRVNAPLTGLGLTRTGSLDVPPAADENLAGWYESGTTPGEPGTAIVAGHVDNADGPAVFFDLGALARGSTIEVDRRDGGVAVFTVDAVEVYDAKDFPDEKVYGPARRPELRVITCGGGYSRGTGYQGNVVVFAHLTGSR
- a CDS encoding NADPH-dependent FMN reductase, with the translated sequence MNTTAIAPAAAAAEPLRLTLVVGSNRHGRFGPVVADWLLGRIRDRDDLVAEVVDVAEAALPMSLEPTPEATAALSGITPKLARADAFVVLTPEYNHSFPAGLKNLVDWHFTEWQAKPVGLVSYGGVSGGLRAAEHLRQVFAELHAVTVRDTVSFHNAGASFDDHGALRDPSGPDAAAKTMLDQLVWWGRALREARLSRPYGT
- a CDS encoding gamma-glutamylcyclotransferase family protein, whose product is MTLPFFVYGTLRPGEVNHDLFLRGRTRSEEPGRLADAVLYEGPGYPYAVEEPGGGVVGGELVTALPEAYEGLLAELDRLEEYVPGDPRSLYVRVERTVAREADGAAVPAWVYLAAPAVAARLRARGRAIAGGDWRARV
- a CDS encoding M4 family metallopeptidase is translated as MSRIRHVRGSRLALAGVAVTGTTALLAAVLSPAAGAADRPTRSGAIEDAEAVLADRAGALGLTSAQETKVRDVVVDQDGTRHVRYDRTYHRLPVLGGDFVLHLNPDGTYRGTSRATKSALSLASVTPNVTAPKAADLAANLLRAAHLGETLKRLTAKPRLVVDALHGVPKLAWQTDAVAHDELGNPVGRTVLTDATTGARIDAWDSMESASGDGKSLYGGTVPLETTAAGSSYQLKDATRGGTYTGDAANKTDKCLLTVCLTRAPATLFTDADNQWGTGAAADRSTVAVDAQYGTDVTWDYYKKVHGRNGIAGDGKGSFNRVHYGKAYNNAFWDDNCFCMTYGDGDGKLMGPLVSLDVAGHEMSHGVTSKTAALTYSGESGGLNEATSDVFGTLVEFYAANAEDRGDWLIGEKVVRSGLGREALRFMDKPSKDGKSADCWSEKLGDLDVHYSSGVGNHFAYLLAEGSGKKSLNGVAYNSPTCDGSTVTGIGRAKLGKIWYRALTVYMTSSTNYADARTATLSAAKDLYGGDSTEQKAVASAWKAVAVS
- a CDS encoding molybdopterin oxidoreductase family protein, whose amino-acid sequence is MQSTVTPTHCPYCALQCGMNLTPVPDGTVEVSERADFPVNRGALCGKGRTAAAVLAPGVRLTSPLVRDEGGTLVPASWDEALDRIAAGLDRTRAEHGPDAVGVFGGGGLTNEKAYTLGKFARVVLGTSQIDYNGRFCMSSAAAAGIKAFGLDRGLPFPLEDVPKSGCVILVGSNLAETMPPSLRFFTELRENGGTLIVIDPRRTKTAEQADLHLAPRPGTDLALALGLLHLVIAEGRVDEEYVRDRTAGWEDARAAAMAHWPEYVERITGVSVPQLRETVRLFCEPESAMVLTARGPEQQSKGTDTVGAWINLCLATGRAGRPLSGYGCLTGQGNGQGGREHGQKADQLPGYRKLDDPAARAHVAEVWGVDPNSLPGPGRSAYELLDALGTDIRSLLLMASNPVVSAPRAAHIEERIRSLDFLAVCDVVLSETAELADVVLPVTQWAEETGTTTNLEGRVLLRRRAVTPPDGIRSDLEVLHELAARLGVEKGFPTDPEEVFEELRRASAGGAADYSGITYRRLAEEDGVFWPCPAAVEEDGAGEDTPPGGEEPAVHPGTPRLFLDRFATPDGRARFVPVSHRAIAEEPDDEYPVLLTTGRVVAQYQSGAQTRRVAELNAAAPGPFVELHPRLAARLGAAEGDPVAVVSRRGRAVAPARITDAIRPDTVFMPFHWPGEGRANTLTNPALDPTSRMPEFKACAVRLETVEA